A stretch of Lysobacter sp. K5869 DNA encodes these proteins:
- the aceK gene encoding bifunctional isocitrate dehydrogenase kinase/phosphatase: MSAAPDALAEAVAVASQIRDAFADYHARFAAITRRAQSRFERSDWNGAREDAVERIALYDLCVGEAGRALESRLGARARERALWARVREAYAGIVAPLLDGELYKTFFNTLTRRFFKTRGVDPALEFVALDIEPTDAITHPVARHSYAVSGDRLVETFMRVLDDYPFALPYAHRTRCAAGIAVRLQEDLQHWGPHPVRAVELLDTVFYRERRAYLVGRVFGERNFSPCVIALVNDGGALRVDAVLTLRAEVVQLFSYSRSYFHADLPTVGDAVVFLRTLLPGKPIDELYTVLGRAKQGKTERYRTFFRQFAAQPGERLIRAEGERGMVMAVFTLPSYPLVFKLIRDRFAYPKEVAREEVEAKYSLVFHHDRVGRLVDAQPFRFLRFPRSRFAPELLDELMTTCAGSITLDGEDLVLHLCYVERRLRPLNLYVREQTPEAARAAVIDYGQAIRDLALSNIFPGDLLLKNFGVSRHGRAIFYDYDELCLVSDCRFREVPAPRNHEEEMESGAWFYAHGNDVFPEQFPRFLGLTPPLLGALMHAHGEIFQVEWWRQVQAGLAAGRINDVAPYPSQRRLP, encoded by the coding sequence ATGTCCGCCGCCCCCGACGCTCTCGCCGAAGCGGTCGCCGTCGCCAGCCAGATCCGCGATGCGTTCGCCGACTATCACGCGCGTTTCGCCGCGATCACCCGGCGCGCGCAAAGCCGTTTCGAGCGCAGCGACTGGAACGGCGCGCGCGAGGACGCGGTCGAGCGCATCGCGCTCTACGACCTGTGCGTGGGCGAGGCCGGCCGCGCGCTGGAGTCGCGGCTCGGCGCGCGCGCGCGCGAACGCGCGCTGTGGGCGCGGGTGCGCGAGGCCTACGCCGGCATCGTCGCGCCGCTGCTCGACGGCGAGCTGTACAAGACCTTCTTCAACACCCTGACCCGGCGCTTCTTCAAGACCCGCGGCGTCGACCCGGCGCTGGAGTTCGTCGCCCTCGACATCGAACCCACCGACGCGATCACCCATCCGGTGGCGCGGCACAGTTACGCGGTGTCCGGCGACCGCTTGGTCGAGACGTTCATGCGCGTGCTCGACGATTACCCCTTCGCCTTGCCCTACGCCCACCGCACCCGCTGCGCGGCCGGCATCGCGGTGCGGCTGCAGGAGGACCTGCAGCACTGGGGCCCGCACCCGGTGCGCGCGGTGGAATTGCTGGACACGGTGTTCTATCGCGAGCGCCGCGCTTATCTGGTCGGCCGGGTGTTCGGCGAACGCAATTTCTCGCCGTGCGTGATCGCGCTGGTCAACGACGGCGGCGCGCTGCGGGTCGACGCGGTGCTGACCCTGCGCGCCGAGGTGGTGCAGCTCTTCAGCTACTCGCGCAGCTACTTCCACGCCGACTTGCCGACCGTCGGCGACGCCGTGGTGTTCCTGCGCACGCTGCTGCCGGGCAAGCCGATCGACGAGCTCTACACCGTGCTCGGCCGCGCCAAGCAGGGTAAGACCGAGCGCTACCGCACCTTCTTCCGCCAGTTCGCCGCGCAGCCGGGCGAACGCCTGATCCGCGCCGAAGGCGAACGCGGCATGGTCATGGCGGTGTTCACCCTGCCCAGCTATCCGCTGGTGTTCAAGCTGATCCGCGACCGTTTCGCGTATCCGAAGGAAGTCGCGCGCGAAGAAGTGGAAGCGAAGTATTCGCTGGTGTTCCACCACGACCGCGTCGGCCGGCTGGTCGATGCGCAGCCGTTCCGCTTCCTGCGGTTTCCGCGTTCGCGGTTCGCTCCGGAATTGCTCGACGAGTTGATGACGACCTGCGCGGGCAGCATCACCCTCGACGGCGAGGATCTGGTCCTGCACCTGTGCTACGTCGAGCGCCGGCTGCGCCCGCTCAACCTGTACGTGCGCGAACAAACGCCGGAGGCCGCGCGCGCGGCGGTGATCGATTACGGGCAGGCGATCCGCGATCTGGCGCTGAGCAACATCTTCCCCGGCGATCTGCTGCTGAAGAACTTCGGCGTGTCGCGCCACGGGCGGGCGATCTTCTACGACTACGACGAGTTGTGTCTGGTCAGCGATTGCCGCTTCCGCGAGGTGCCGGCGCCGCGCAATCACGAGGAAGAGATGGAGTCGGGCGCGTGGTTCTACGCCCACGGCAACGACGTGTTTCCCGAACAGTTCCCGCGCTTCCTGGGCCTGACGCCGCCGTTGCTGGGCGCGCTGATGCACGCCCACGGCGAGATTTTTCAGGTCGAGTGGTGGCGGCAGGTGCAGGCCGGATTGGCGGCCGGGCGGATTAACGACGTGGCGCCGTACCCTTCGCAGCGGCGGCTGCCGTGA